From one Humulus lupulus chromosome 8, drHumLupu1.1, whole genome shotgun sequence genomic stretch:
- the LOC133793797 gene encoding 14 kDa proline-rich protein DC2.15-like, translated as MAYSKTQVLLLSLNLVFFTMVSSTYVPCPPPPTSKGHKHHPKNPSAPAVPVPVPNYKAKCPLDTLKLGVCANLLDDLVHLVVGTPPKTPCCPLIYGLVDLEAAVCLCTALKANVLGINLNVPVSLSLLLNYCGKGVPSGFQCPN; from the coding sequence ATGGCTTACTCTAAGACCCAAGTCCTCCTCCTTTCCCTAAACTTGGTATTCTTCACCATGGTTAGCTCTACCTATGTGCCTTGCCCACCACCGCCGACCTCAAAAGGTCACAAACACCATCCCAAGAACCCATCAGCACCGGCTGTCCCTGTCCCTGTCCCTAACTACAAAGCCAAGTGTCCTTTGGACACCCTTAAGTTAGGAGTGTGTGCAAACTTGTTGGATGACTTGGTTCACCTTGTGGTTGGAACCCCACCCAAGACCCCTTGCTGCCCACTCATCTACGGCCTCGTTGATCTAGAAGCTGCCGTATGTCTTTGCACTGCTCTTAAGGCTAATGTGTTGGGCATCAACCTTAATGTTCCAGTTTCATTGAGCTTGCTTCTCAACTACTGCGGCAAGGGTGTCCCATCTGGCTTCCAGTGTCCTAATTAA